In Acaryochloris marina S15, a single genomic region encodes these proteins:
- a CDS encoding GNAT family N-acetyltransferase: MHNELKLRYRNALPDKPRWVETRDLLAWSDSSCIGDDCRNFVVWSGEDDLGAIVGEPAPTAIHAAAKACEELLAFPEHIHYARKHLQHFDAELVTLFKAPTGSIPEPGHPCRVLTRGEVVALSHLQSELRDELADVEAEGQEILAALDGDLPVSFAYVASETETLWDISIDTVVTHRRRGFASAAVLSMMQIMAQRSQTAVWGAVQSNTASQNLARKLGFIEVDQLWVLNRKISTILPRN, from the coding sequence ATGCACAACGAGCTGAAGCTCAGATACCGAAACGCACTACCGGATAAACCACGATGGGTCGAAACTCGGGACCTTTTGGCCTGGTCCGATTCTTCATGTATTGGCGACGATTGCAGGAACTTCGTCGTCTGGAGTGGAGAAGATGACTTGGGTGCTATCGTCGGTGAACCTGCCCCCACAGCGATACATGCAGCTGCCAAAGCGTGTGAGGAACTGCTAGCATTTCCAGAGCATATTCATTATGCGAGAAAACATCTACAACATTTTGACGCAGAATTAGTAACGCTTTTCAAAGCACCAACTGGATCTATACCCGAGCCTGGTCACCCTTGTCGTGTATTAACCAGAGGAGAAGTGGTTGCCTTATCGCACCTACAGTCTGAATTAAGAGATGAGCTAGCTGATGTAGAAGCAGAGGGTCAGGAAATTTTGGCAGCTCTCGACGGTGACCTCCCAGTTTCTTTTGCCTATGTTGCCTCAGAAACTGAGACACTCTGGGATATATCCATTGATACAGTCGTAACTCATCGTCGCCGGGGGTTTGCATCAGCAGCAGTCTTAAGCATGATGCAAATCATGGCTCAACGTTCCCAGACAGCAGTTTGGGGGGCGGTCCAAAGTAATACCGCATCGCAGAACTTAGCTCGCAAGCTAGGCTTTATTGAAGTCGACCAGTTGTGGGTTCTCAATCGCAAGATTTCAACAATTTTGCCAAGGAATTAG